TTACGACCGCATGGACGAGGCGGCTCGGGACTTGTTCAAGGAAAATCCCGATCAGTGGGCAAGGCTTTACGGTAATCAGAGGCAGAGGGTTGACCGATTGACCGAGCAGCTTGCGGTCTTTTCGGACATGCTTCGGGATTTCGTGGTGCTTCACGAAGTGGAAGTCGGGGAAGGGGAAGTCGATATCAATCTGGTGCTTTCGAAGCTTGCCAGGGTGTTTGTGGCCGACTTGTTTTTCAAGCACCAGGTGGAACTTGAACTGAAGTTTTCCCAAAGGTTACCCTTTGTCAAGGTGGCGGGCCGCCATTTGATTCCCACGCTGATGCATCTGTTCGACAACGCCGTGACGTCCCTCAAAGGTTGTCCGGTTCGAAGGATCACCGTGGAATCCAAGGCTGAGGCCGGCCGGGTGCGAGTCTTCATCCGGGATACCGGGTGCGGTTTCGATGGGCCGGAGGCACCGGATGACCTCTTCCGGCCGTTCCATTCCGCCTGGCCCGAATCGGTGCTGGTCCACTGCCACGACAAGGTCTTTCTGGGTTTTGGATTGTTTGCTGCAAGGCGGCTCCTGGAACCTTACGGCGGTTTGGTGTCGCTGTCGCGCGCGGAAGAGGAAACCGTGGCCGCCGTCGACCTTCCGGTTTCCTAAAGCGCGGCGCCGCCGTCTCCAAGCCGGAAACACCGCTGCTCAGCCTGCCGGCCCGGAAAATGGGACGATGGGCCGGCAAGTTTTTCCTTTCGGGGAAAAAAGTTGCCGCAGCGGATGGTCGGCGGAGCGGCGAGCTGAGGGAATCTTGGTGCGGCTCGGTTGGCACGAACCTTGCCCCGCTTCGGTCTGAAGGTCGAAACCGGCAAGGTGTGGTTCAACCAAACGGAAAGGCGCGATCATGAAGATTTCGGAAACGCAGCATCACGCCCCGCTTCAGAACGAAAGCGAAAGGAGCCGTCGAACCGGAACCGCCGGTTCTCCAGGCTTCCAGGAGATGCTTGATGAGGAGGCTGGGGCGTCCGTGTCGCCGGCCGTCTCGAGCCCCGGTGAAACCGAAGCCGTGTCCCCTGCAGGCGGCCTCGCTCCCTTCTCGAACCTGGAGGTTCCCACCGAAGGTCTCGGCGCTTCCGTTGAGGCGATCGATCATCTGATCGAAGGCTTTCATCGCCTGCAGCAGGGCCTTGAGTCGCCGGTGGTGACTCCCAGGGAAGTCGAGGGGCGGCTGGAGGCTTTGGCGCAGGAAGCCGAAGGGCTTCGCGGGCGGTTCGAGGACTTGCCCCGGGACCACGGGCTTCGGTTGCTTGCCGAAGAAATCCAGGTCCTGGGCTACGTGGAATCCGTCAAGTGGCGCCGGGGCGATTACCTTTGAACCTTTGAGCGGGAGGTGCCTTTGAAGTCACTTCCATCGACGGGGAAAATCATTGCGATACTGGCGGTTTTGCACGGCTTCCTAGGGGGACCGGGGGTCTCGGTCGAGTGCCGGGAACCCCTTGGGCCTCCGATGCTCCTGGCCGAACTTCGTGAAAGCGACGAAGCCGTTGTCCACCGGGCCGTCCCGGAGCGTCCATCGTGTCTGGAAGAAGAAGAGTGGGAAAAGCAGGAGAAGGCGTGGAACATGCTGCAGGACATGATCCTCGACCTCGATTTCGAACGGAAGTCGTTTCGCCCCGTCGTTCCCCATGAGTCCCCTGAAAGACCCGGAAGGTAATCGCTTGTCCCAAAACAAGCTCGTGAAGGTCGGGCCGTGAGATTCCTTGTTTCTGTAGGAGCGGGCTTGCCCGCGACGCAAACCATCTGTAGGAGCGGGGCCCTCGCCGCGACTCGCAAAACAGGCAATGCCGCGTTGACCCTGATCGCCGGCAAGCCGGCTCCTATTCCCCTCCCCTTGTGGGAGGGGATTAAGGGGAGGGGAACGTAACTGATTGACATACGTTAATTTTCTCACCCTCACCCCAACCCTCTCCCATCAAGGGAGAGGGGGATTTTGTGACCTTTTCCCCTCCCCTTGTGGGAGGGGATTAAGGGGAGGGGAGTGTAATTGATTGACATACGTTAATTTTCTCACCCTCACCCCAACCCTCTCCCATCAAGGGAGAGGGGGATTTTGTGACCTTTTCCCCTCCCCTTGTGGGAGGGGATTAGGGGGAGGGGAGTGTAATTGATTGACATACGTTAATTTTCTCACCCTCACCCCAACCCTCTCCCATCAAGGGAGAGGGGGATTTTGTGACCTTTTCCCCTCCCCTTGTGGGAGGGGATTAAGGGGAGGGGGAGAGGGGGGATTTTTTTGGCCTTCGTTAACCTTTTTGCTTAAGGTCTCCACTTTAGAACGCTACCAAAATTTTAGCATCATACAATCAACACTTTACTCTGTGGACCTTAAGCTGCCACGGTCCGGACTTTCCTGCCCCATCCTTTGATGACTTCCAGCGAAGCCCTTCCGGAAGCACCGGCCTTGCCGCGCCCGGCAATGTTGACCGGCGTTTCGTGAGCCGGGGTGTGGAGATCCCTGGCTCGGCTGCCGAAAACCCGCTTTGCTATTGAGCTCTTCCCACTTTGGGTTCAAGGTGAACCGCCGATCCGCCGATCATATGGGTGAATTCAAGGGGACCATCGAGCGCCTTCGGCGCATGGCAACGATCGAACTCGGTGACAGCGGATCTTTTATGGCTCATCCCATGTCCGAAAGCCTGTTCCGCCAGTTCAGCGAACTGGTCTACGAACAGTGCGGGATCAATCTTCACGAAGGCAAGCGAACGCTCCTCGAGGCACGGCTGGCCAAGAGACTCCGGGCGACCGGCATGGACTGTCCCGAAGAGTACTACCGCTATATCACATCCGCGGAAGGTAGGGCCGAGCTCATTCATTTTCTGGACAGCGTTTCCACAAACCTCACCGCCTTCTTCAGGGAAGTGCAGCATTTCGAGTATCTGGAGCGCCATGTGTTGCCGGAAATCGTGGAACGAAAGCGGGCCGAGCGCAGGTTCAGGCTTCGTGCCTGGTGCGCTGCCTGTTCCACGGGTGAAGAGCCGTACAGTATCGCCATGACGGTCCTTTCCGTGCTGGACCGGCCCGAAACTTGGGATTTCAAGATCCTGGCGACGGACATCTCCACGAAGGTGCTGGCCATAGCCGAGCAGGGGCGGTACTCGAGAGAGCGCCTGGCCAAGGTTCCTGAAGCCTACCGGCGGCTGTTCTTTCGCGGGTCGCCCGGAGGGGGCTCGGCCGACACCTTCGAGGTGATTCCGGAAGTCCGCCGCATCGTCACCTTCCGGCGCCTGAACCTCAAAGATCCTTATCCGTTCCATGGACCGTTCGACTTCATCTTTTGCCGTAACGTCATGATCTATTTCGATAAGTCCACACAGGAGTCCCTGATCAACCGAATGGCCGCGTATCTGGCGCCCGGCGGATACTTCTTCGTGGGGCATGCGGAGAGCCTCACGGGGCTGAAACACCCGCTGATCTATGTCAAGCCGGCTGTTTACCGTAAGTAGCGGAAGTCGCTCAATCTCCTGATGATCGAGAAACGAGGCATGCAACGAGTGATTATCAGAGTTGCGGACATGGCGGTGAGCAACCGCCCCGACGAGATCCTCATCACCTACTCGCTGGGGTCCTGCATAGCGGTGGTGATTTACGATCCCAGGGTGAGGGTGGGAGGGATTCTGCACTACATGCTGCCGGAATCGTCCATGGATCCGGAAAAGGCCAAACGGAAGCCGGCCATGTTCGCGGATACGGGGATCCCGATGCTGTTCAAAGCCAGCTATGCGTTGGGAGCCCAGAAAAAGAACCTGACGGTGAAAGTCGTCGGTGGAGCTCATATCCTCGACGAAAACGGGGTGTTCAACATAGGAAAACGCAATTACATGGCGTTGCGCAAGATCTTCTGGAGGAACAATGTGCTCGTTTCCGCGGAGCACGTCGGCGGGAGCGTGAACCGAACCGTCCGGCTGATGATGGATACGGGGCAGGTGATCCTGAAGGTGTCCGGCCTGGGAGAGATGGAGCTGTAGATTCCGGGGAGATCTATTGAGATGTCGTACAATGTTTTGATCGTTGATGATTCGAAATCCATGCGAAGCGTCATCAAGAAGGTTCTTCGCATTTCAGGATTTCGCAGCGGAGAAATCCTCGAGGCGGAAAACGGGAAGGAAGCACTGGAGCTCCTGAAGGGCAACTGGGTTGACCTCATCCTCACGGACATCTATATGCCCGTGATGGACGGGATCGAGTTCATTCGGAGGTTGGAGCAGGAAGAGACCTTGAAGGACGTCCCGGTGCTGCTTCTGACGACGGAAGGCAACGAAGAAAGACTGCAGGAGGCCATGGCCCTGGGAGCGAAGGCCTATCTTCGCAAGCCCTTTCAACCCGAAGCGATTCGAGCTTTGCTGAACCAGATCCTTGGAGAGACCGATGGACGGGAACCTGAGGGATGTGATGAAGGATGCGATTTCTGAGGTGCTGACCACGATGTTTTTCGTCGAGGTGAGCTTCTCGGATAACGGAACACCGGTCTTCGATGAAAGTATGGGAGCACGGATCACTCTGCACCGGAGGCGGGGCGGAAGGTCTTGTGCATGGATCCTCAGCTTTCACTTGTCGCGGGCCTTTGCGACCTTGATTTCAGCCAATCTCCTGGGCAAGGATGAATCGGATGTGTCCCATGACGAGGTTCAAGACGTGATGTTGGAGATGGCCAACATGATCGGCGGAAGCTGTGTCGCACGATTGCCGGAATCCGATTGGGTTCTGGGGCTTCCCGAATGGCTGGCGGACCCGTCGCCGCCGGTCCAGGAGGGGGAGACGCTGATTCTGTGCACATGGGAAGAACAGGTGGGTGTTGTCCGAATGGTCGAAACGCCCGTTTGAAATCCCTCTGACGCCGGGGAGCCGCCTGTTGGGCTCATCCGGCAACGGACAGGAACGGACAGGGAGGAAGGCTTTGGAGTACGGGAAGATGACGGTTCTGGTGGTGGATGACTTCTCCACGATGCGCCGCATTATACGGAATATCCTGAGGGAATTGGGCTTCAAGAACATATTGGAAGCCGAAAACGGTGCGGCGGCGGTGACGGTGCTCAAGAACCACGATGTGGACCTGATCGTCGCCGACTGGAACATGCCTGAAATGACGGGCCTCGAGCTGCTCAAATGGGTCCGGGGCAACGCCCGGACCAAGGACCTGCCGTTTCTCATGGTGACAGCGGAGGCACAGAAAGAAAACATCGTGGAAGCGGTCAAGGCCAAGGTCAGCCATTACATCATCAAGCCTTTTACCGCGGCGACGCTTCAGGAAAAGCTGCAGAAGATACTTCCTCAAGAGTGATCCAGGAGATCGAACATGACAAAGAATGGGGATGTGCATGGCATCGCACTGGAGATCCTCAACCGTTTGACGAACGGGGTGGTCATGGGCGCCGATGATCTCATGGGCATTGGAGACTGTCTGAACCTTTTGGACGAACTCGAAGGACGCCCGGATCTGCCGGAGGAATGGTCGGAGACGATTCAAGAGGTCAAAAAACGCTTCAACCGGATCATCCTCGAAGAATCCCCTGACGTGGACCATGATTGGCGAGCCATCCAGGAGATGCTCAGCGATCTGGCGGGTGAGGGGCAATCCCAAGACCGAGGTGCGGACTTGGGCGGGTCGACCGGCGAGAATGGGTCCGTATCCCTCGGTGGGGCACCCGCGGAGGCGGAAGCGACTTCCGCTGTGTCCGAAATCCTGGAAAGCCAGGCGCCCGAGGCCGGATCGGAAGAACTGGAAGTTCAGGATCCCGAACTTCTTCGCGACTTTGTTGAAGAGGCCAAAGAGCATCTGGCGTCAATCGAGATCAACATGATTTCCCTGGAGGCCGATCCGGACGACAAGGAAGCCGTCAACGAGGTGTTCAGACCCTTTCACAGCATCAAGGGCGTGGCCGGCTTCCTGAACCTCAAGGGAATCCACGAGTTGACCCACGAAGTCGAAAACCTCCTGGACGAAGCCCGTTCGGGGCATATCAAGATAACGGACGCCCTCATCGACCTGGTCCTAAACGCCGTGGACATCCTCAAGGTGCTGCTCGGCGAACTGGAGGACGCGAGCTCGGGGCGGGAGGGAGCCGGCATTTCGATGCACCTGGTCCGCGGCTTTATGGAGAGAGTGCGTCGCTTCCGGCCGGACGCGGAAGGGAAAGCGTTGCGGGAGGTTCCTCAAATTGGAAAGATCTTGGTCGATCAAGGGGTGATCGAACCGGAGCGCCTCGAGGAGGCGGCCGAAAGGAGTCGTCGCAGCAACCGGAGGATCGGGGAAGAACTGGTTTCGGAAGGTCTGGTGGCACCGCAGGACTTGGGACGTGCCTTGAGGCAGCAGCGGCACCTGAAGGAAGGAGCGGCTTCGGTTCGGGTCGACACCATGAAGCTCGACGGCCTGGTGGACATGGTGGGCGAACTGGTCATCGCGCAATCCATGGTGCTTCAGAATCCTGAGGTGCAGGGGATCAAGGATCAGAAATTCCAGAAGGACGCCGTTCAGCTCCGCCGGATCACCGCAGAACTGCAGCGGATCAGCATGTCGCTTCGCATGGTGCCCATCAAGAGCACCTTTCAGAAAATGATCCGCCTGGTACGGGACCTTTCCCACAAGTCTGGAAAAGAAGTGACTTTGGTCATGCGCGGCGAGGAGACGGAAATCGACCGCAACATGGTGGAGGAAATCTACGAACCGCTGGTGCACATGATCCGAAACTCGCTGGATCACGGAATCGAAATGCCGCAGGAACGGATCAAGGCCGGCAAGGAGCCCACCGGTACCATTTCCCTTTCGGCGGAACAGAAGGGGGGGAACATCATCATCGAACTCCAGGACGACGGCCGCGGGTTGGATGTGGAAAAGATTCGATCGCGAGCAGTCGAACGCGGACTCATTTCCCCGGAGGACGTCCTGGAGGACAAGGATATTTATGAACTGATCTTCCAAGCCGGTTTTTCCACCAAAGACGAGATTACCGATGTGTCGGGCCGCGGCGTTGGGATGGACGTGGTTCGAAAGAGTGTGGAGGGGCTCCGGGGGAAGCTCGAGGTCTCGAGTCGGCCGGGCAGGGGAACCCTTTTCGTATTAAAGCTGCCGCTCACCATGGCCATCATCGACGGCATGGTGATCCGCGTGGGTAAAGAACGCTATGTGATTCCGACGGTGGCGCTCAAGGAATCGCTTCGCCCCGCCCGGGAGAATTACCTCACGGTGCAGGGTCGAGGGGAAATGATCATGGTGCGCGATCACCTCATGTCGCTTATCCGGCTCCACGAACTCCTGGACGTGGAGCCCCAGCACCGCCATCCTTGGGATGCCCTGGTGCTTGTGGTCACCGAGGACACGCGATCGTACTGCCTGCTGGCCGACGAAATCATCGGCAGGCAGGAGGTCGTCATCAAGAGCCTCGGTGGTTCTCTGAGGAATGTAAAGGGGATTTCTGGCGGAGCGATTCTGGGGGACGGCAAGGTGGCGCTGATCATCGACGTCAAGGGACTCCTGAGTTCCTACGAAGAGGGTGCGAGAGATGTTGCGGAACCTCACAGAAGAGTGGCGTGACTTGATTCATCGGCTGGAACGCCTGGAACAGACACTGGCTACCGATGCGGATCCTGAGCGGGCGACCGGCTTGTGGCGTGAGGCGGTCAAGGATCTTGCCGGCTCTGCGGCCATGCTCGGCCTTGAGGGTCTCGACGAAGTGAGCGAGGAGCTGGAAGCCCTTTTCGAGAGGACCGCGGCTTCCGGGTCGTTCGAGGAAGATCTCCCGTTGATCCGCAGGGCCGTGGACAAGCTGATCCGCGAAATACGGGAGGTCTTGGAGGCGGCTGCTCCCGGCGGGGAAGAGGCGGAATTCGCCGATCTGGCAACGGCGGTGGAAAAGCTCGGGGGGCGCCTGATTCGACCAAGCCGGGACGGGCATGAACGCCGCCTGGAGATTGAGTTCCCCATGGATCATGGAATCTTAAACCGGGTGGAAGCCTGTCTCTTGTTTCACGACGTGACCGCTTCGGTTTCCGGTTCTACGGCGGATGAAGGTGAGGTTCTGGAAGAGGTCATCGACGGCATCAAGGAGTTCATGACGTCGTTCGCCGCCGGCAACGTGGAGCGCGCCCAGCAGATCCTGCTCGACATCGCTCAGTGCCGGCATCCCGCTCTCTACAAGGAAATCGGTTTGCTTGCGCGTGAACTGCACACATCGCTCAGGGATTTTCAGCTCAAACTGGATCCCGCCTTGAAAGAAATCGTGCAGGAGAGGTTGCCGGATTCGGGCAACCGCCTGGAGCACATCATCCAGCTGACGGAAAATGCGGCGAATGTCACCATGGACCATGTGGAGGCGATCCAGCGTCGGAATGAAGAAGACCGAGGGCGGGCTTCGCGATTGAGGGAGCTTGCGCAGGCGCTTTATCCTGTGGGGGACCAGGCGGCCAGGCGGCTGGAGGGGATCCTTTCGGAGGTCACGGAGCTCGAAGCGGATCTTTCAAAGAATCACGAGGACCTGCTCACCATTCTGACGGCTCAGGACTATCAAGATCTCACGGGCCAGATCATCTTGAAGATCATCCGGCTGCTGAACGATCTGGAAGACAAGCTGTTGCATCTCATCAAATCGTTTGGGGTGCGTGTGGAGTCGGAAACCGGGAGGCGTTCGTCGGAGGGGGAACTCTACGGGCCGGCTCACAAAGATGTGGAAAGCGCGCTGCATTCCCAGGACGATGTGGATGCCATGCTGGCGGAATTCGGTTTTTGAAGGTGATGCTTCCTTTTTGCCTCGCCCTTCCGGCGTATTGCATTCCGTTCCGCCTGATGCCTCAATCGGCGGAGCTCGTCTTTGAGCTCAAGCAGGCCGGAGGACGGCCTGCCGTTGCCTCCCATATCGCTGGGATGGGACGCTTGCTCCCGCCTGAAAATGCCGGCAACCGTTCGGCTCAGGATTTTACTCGGTTCCGTTCTTGGGATGTTTGGGTTGGAAGAGCTGACAAGGGATACCGGAAGCGGCGAAAACGACTTGACAGGGATGCTTCTTTGATCGGATCCCCCACGCCTTGCAGCCGTAGGGGCGCATCCGGTCCCAGGTGATCTTGAAATGTCGGCAGCCGAAGCAGTTGACTCGTTCCGCCATAGTCCGTTCGTCGCATACCGGCGCCTGCCACCGGTGTTCGGGTCGATAGGGTTGAGATTCGCCCGGGTTCCTGTCAGGGGATCAGCGGAGCATGGAATGTGCCAGGCCGGCGGGTTGCGGAGAGGGCCCGACGGCTGCGGGTCGGCGGCTGCCATGTCGCGCGGCGAAGTCGCCGGAATTGGAAAATGCGTCGCTGCAGCCGGAAAATTTTTCCTTCAAGTAGCCCTGTCAAAATTCCGATTCAGGTATTGAAGGAGAAGCTGCCGATGCTGATCACCGATTATCATGTGCAAAGCGTGCTTCGCACGTACACGAAGCAGTTGCAGCGGCTGCACTGTGATGAAATGGGCGACGGCGGCGGGAAGTCTCGAATGCCCGAAGAGCGGGTGACCATTTCGGATGAGGCTCGCCGACACCTGATCCGGGAGCGCGTGGCGTTGCAGGCGCTCGGGCGTTTGGTGCCGTCCGAGGCTCGATGATCCGGGAAGGGAGCTGCGCGAAGCGGAAAGGAAGGTGCGGCCGGCGCTCCAGGGGTCGGCTGACACCTTTCTGAGCCTTCCATTCAAGTAGAAAAAGGATGGGAACGATGGAAATCAAAAAGATGTCTTCCTATTTGGCGCAAGTGGCTCAGCAGATGGACCTGTCAGCGGTGCGGTCTGCAGAAGATGGCAAAGCCACGAACGTCCGTGACGGGCAGGTGCCTCCCGATCGAGTGGACTTTTCAAGGGAAGCCCAGGAAATGGCGCAGGTGAAGAAAGTGATGATGGAGCGGGACGAGCTGCGGGCCGAAAGGGTCGATCATCTACAGCAAATGGTCGAGAATAGAACCTACAAGGTCGAACCCGAGGAAATCGCGGCTCGCATGCTGGATGAGCTCATCTGACAGGATCTGCCGGTATGACTGTGTCAAAAGTTTGAAAGAAGAGGAGTCGGAACGCAGGGCAATGAGTCACCGATTTGACGAAATCGGTGGGTCATGAAGGCTGTCTTTACCATCCCATCGAAGCCGACGCGCTTCCCGGGTATGCGTATGGATTCCCGGGCTTTTTTTGCTGCGGCGTCCGGCCTCCCCGAACGTGCCCAGGCGGGTTCCCACAGGTGGTCCCTTGTGGGAGCGGCGCCCTTGTGGGAGCGGCGCCCTCGCTGCGATGAGCAACGGATACCTAGAGGTAGCCGGCGAGGTTGAGGTCCTTCTACCTTGTTTCCAAGCTCCACCATCTATCGTGTTCCCAAGCTCCAGCTTGGGAACACAACTGTGCAGAAGCTCCAGCTTCGATTCCCATGAGGCCGTTCCCAAGCCGGAGCTTGGGAACGAGGGGGAAGGAGGCCATTGTAGGAGCGGCGCCCCCGCCGCAATGAGCAACGGATTTCTAGGTGCGTGTCCGAGAACTCAGAATCAACCCTTTCGGGTACCGCAATTTCGCACACTTAGCGTACCCAAAACGGCCAAAATCGGCATTCTCGGACAAGCTCCTAGAGGTAGCCGGCGAGGTTGAGGTCCTTGACAAGCGAGGTGACGCGAAGGGCGGCTTCCAGGGCGACCGTGTTCTGCTGAAGGAGGCTCACCGCTTCGATGAAATCGGTGTCTTTGGTTTCCGAGAGCTCGGTGTTATTGTGAAGGTCAATGCGGTCGATGGCCGCGGTCTGCCTTTCGATGCTGGCCAGCCGGGCTCCCACCCGGGTGGTGATAGCGCGGATGTTTTCCTGGCCCTTTTCAACCGCGTCGAGTTGCACCTGGAGTTCAGCGGAATCACCTGCGCGGATGGCGTCCGAAAGTTTCTTAATATGCGTGAAGATGGATTCGGTGTCTCCCGGTACGAAAAAGGCGTCTTGACCGCTGACATTCACCGGAAAGACGGTTCCCTTGGCGTTGCGCACGTGGATGTCTTGGTAGGCCGAGGCATCGAACGAATCCAGATCGTCGGGGTCGACGGGCGGGGTCGAGGTGGCGCCGTTGAATACATAGCGTCCCCGATATTGCGTGTTGGCCGCGTTGACGGCTTCATCAAGGATTTGGTCCAATTCGTTCGCATAGGCGTTCTTTTCTTCTTCAGAATTGGGCGTGTTGGCCGCGATGCCCAGCTGGCGGACGCGGATCAGAAGATCGTGCAGATGATTGAGGGCGTCTTCGGTGGCGTTGTTCCAGTTTTCCGCGAAGTCGAGGCCTTTCCGGTAGGCCGCCAGCGCCTGGATGTCCGCCTGGATGTCGAGCGATTGTCCCCAGGCGATGGGGTCTTCGTGGGGTGCGGCCATGCGCTCACCGCTTGAAATCTGGCGCGAGTAACGAGCCGTCGCCTCCTTCTTGTCGTTGATGCTTTCCGTCGTTTGCATGTAAGTCATCGGAAGGGTTACCCGCATGACGTGTCCTCTTCTAAAGGGTTCAAGGCACCATATCGATGGCCGTCTGGAGCATGTTGGCCGTGTTTTGGATAAGCTTTGCAGCCGCCTGGTAGAGCTGCTGGTATTTGAGAAGGTCCACCATCTCTTCGTCGATGGAGACTCCGGAGACGTTTTGCCGCTGGGATTCCAGTTCATTCATCAGCGTGTCTTGAAAGTCCGCCTGAAATTCCGATGAGGCGACTTCTGTCCCCACGTTCCTTTGGATGTCGCTCCAATAGCCGCTGAAGGTCATGTCCACCGTGTCGGGCGGTGTGCCGAAGGTGACGGTGGCGGTCTGGAGTTGAGCGATATCGAGGGCATTCGATCCATCGATGGCGGAAGCATCGGCGACGCTTACAGCGAGCGTGGCAGACGGGGGGGTGCCGACCGTGAAGAAGCCGGGATGCTGGGCGTTCACCTGGTCGGCCAGGGTCTGGGAGAACGCATCCAACCGATTCTGCCACGTGGCGATGGTGTCGGCGGCGGTGGCCGGTCCCCCCAGTTTTCCACTGATCGTTTCCATGTCCGTGAGCGTG
This is a stretch of genomic DNA from Desulfoglaeba alkanexedens ALDC. It encodes these proteins:
- a CDS encoding ATP-binding protein yields the protein MTVGIAKESGKGDGEGEALRRSLPAHCLEALFVKDRLAHTGSLVRGLIHNLNGPLQNMSILLELLVKGYDRMDEAARDLFKENPDQWARLYGNQRQRVDRLTEQLAVFSDMLRDFVVLHEVEVGEGEVDINLVLSKLARVFVADLFFKHQVELELKFSQRLPFVKVAGRHLIPTLMHLFDNAVTSLKGCPVRRITVESKAEAGRVRVFIRDTGCGFDGPEAPDDLFRPFHSAWPESVLVHCHDKVFLGFGLFAARRLLEPYGGLVSLSRAEEETVAAVDLPVS
- a CDS encoding CheR family methyltransferase — protein: MATIELGDSGSFMAHPMSESLFRQFSELVYEQCGINLHEGKRTLLEARLAKRLRATGMDCPEEYYRYITSAEGRAELIHFLDSVSTNLTAFFREVQHFEYLERHVLPEIVERKRAERRFRLRAWCAACSTGEEPYSIAMTVLSVLDRPETWDFKILATDISTKVLAIAEQGRYSRERLAKVPEAYRRLFFRGSPGGGSADTFEVIPEVRRIVTFRRLNLKDPYPFHGPFDFIFCRNVMIYFDKSTQESLINRMAAYLAPGGYFFVGHAESLTGLKHPLIYVKPAVYRK
- a CDS encoding chemotaxis protein CheD, with the translated sequence MQRVIIRVADMAVSNRPDEILITYSLGSCIAVVIYDPRVRVGGILHYMLPESSMDPEKAKRKPAMFADTGIPMLFKASYALGAQKKNLTVKVVGGAHILDENGVFNIGKRNYMALRKIFWRNNVLVSAEHVGGSVNRTVRLMMDTGQVILKVSGLGEMEL
- a CDS encoding response regulator is translated as MSYNVLIVDDSKSMRSVIKKVLRISGFRSGEILEAENGKEALELLKGNWVDLILTDIYMPVMDGIEFIRRLEQEETLKDVPVLLLTTEGNEERLQEAMALGAKAYLRKPFQPEAIRALLNQILGETDGREPEGCDEGCDF
- a CDS encoding chemotaxis protein CheX, producing the protein MDGNLRDVMKDAISEVLTTMFFVEVSFSDNGTPVFDESMGARITLHRRRGGRSCAWILSFHLSRAFATLISANLLGKDESDVSHDEVQDVMLEMANMIGGSCVARLPESDWVLGLPEWLADPSPPVQEGETLILCTWEEQVGVVRMVETPV
- a CDS encoding chemotaxis response regulator CheY, whose product is MTVLVVDDFSTMRRIIRNILRELGFKNILEAENGAAAVTVLKNHDVDLIVADWNMPEMTGLELLKWVRGNARTKDLPFLMVTAEAQKENIVEAVKAKVSHYIIKPFTAATLQEKLQKILPQE
- a CDS encoding chemotaxis protein CheA, with amino-acid sequence MTKNGDVHGIALEILNRLTNGVVMGADDLMGIGDCLNLLDELEGRPDLPEEWSETIQEVKKRFNRIILEESPDVDHDWRAIQEMLSDLAGEGQSQDRGADLGGSTGENGSVSLGGAPAEAEATSAVSEILESQAPEAGSEELEVQDPELLRDFVEEAKEHLASIEINMISLEADPDDKEAVNEVFRPFHSIKGVAGFLNLKGIHELTHEVENLLDEARSGHIKITDALIDLVLNAVDILKVLLGELEDASSGREGAGISMHLVRGFMERVRRFRPDAEGKALREVPQIGKILVDQGVIEPERLEEAAERSRRSNRRIGEELVSEGLVAPQDLGRALRQQRHLKEGAASVRVDTMKLDGLVDMVGELVIAQSMVLQNPEVQGIKDQKFQKDAVQLRRITAELQRISMSLRMVPIKSTFQKMIRLVRDLSHKSGKEVTLVMRGEETEIDRNMVEEIYEPLVHMIRNSLDHGIEMPQERIKAGKEPTGTISLSAEQKGGNIIIELQDDGRGLDVEKIRSRAVERGLISPEDVLEDKDIYELIFQAGFSTKDEITDVSGRGVGMDVVRKSVEGLRGKLEVSSRPGRGTLFVLKLPLTMAIIDGMVIRVGKERYVIPTVALKESLRPARENYLTVQGRGEMIMVRDHLMSLIRLHELLDVEPQHRHPWDALVLVVTEDTRSYCLLADEIIGRQEVVIKSLGGSLRNVKGISGGAILGDGKVALIIDVKGLLSSYEEGARDVAEPHRRVA
- a CDS encoding protein phosphatase CheZ, with the protein product MLRNLTEEWRDLIHRLERLEQTLATDADPERATGLWREAVKDLAGSAAMLGLEGLDEVSEELEALFERTAASGSFEEDLPLIRRAVDKLIREIREVLEAAAPGGEEAEFADLATAVEKLGGRLIRPSRDGHERRLEIEFPMDHGILNRVEACLLFHDVTASVSGSTADEGEVLEEVIDGIKEFMTSFAAGNVERAQQILLDIAQCRHPALYKEIGLLARELHTSLRDFQLKLDPALKEIVQERLPDSGNRLEHIIQLTENAANVTMDHVEAIQRRNEEDRGRASRLRELAQALYPVGDQAARRLEGILSEVTELEADLSKNHEDLLTILTAQDYQDLTGQIILKIIRLLNDLEDKLLHLIKSFGVRVESETGRRSSEGELYGPAHKDVESALHSQDDVDAMLAEFGF
- a CDS encoding DVU0524 family FlgM-associated protein, with protein sequence MLITDYHVQSVLRTYTKQLQRLHCDEMGDGGGKSRMPEERVTISDEARRHLIRERVALQALGRLVPSEAR
- the flgM gene encoding flagellar biosynthesis anti-sigma factor FlgM, whose protein sequence is MEIKKMSSYLAQVAQQMDLSAVRSAEDGKATNVRDGQVPPDRVDFSREAQEMAQVKKVMMERDELRAERVDHLQQMVENRTYKVEPEEIAARMLDELI